CGAGGTGCGTGCCGCCCGGCAGGCGATTTTCTGTCGCCGTTGATCAACAGGGAAACGATGGTTCTGGCCTGCAAAAAGAAAGGATAATCCACGGTGCCAGCCCGTAACGAGTTGCCAATTTATGTCGTTTCTGGCGGGACCGGAACCAGCGCGACAGCCGTTTTGGACCGGGCCTTGAGCCAATTCCCCAGCGCCAAAACCGATGTGCACTTGGTGACCGAAGTGCGCGACGTTGCCCGTTTGGAAGAGGTGGTTCTGTCTGCGGCACTTGATGGAGGCACCATCGTTCATACACTGGTAGAGGCTGACCTGCGAGAGGCAATGGTGAGCCTGGCTCGCAATCACAATGTAGTGGCAATTGACCTGATCGGGCGGCTGCTTCAGCGTCTCAGCCTGGAGTTGGATCAGGCGCCGCTCGAAGAACCAGGACTTTACCGGCAACTGCATGACGAGTATTTCCGTCGCGTCGAAGCCATTGAGTTTTCGGTCAGCCATGACGATGGTCAGCGTGCCCGCGATCTGGAGAATGCTGACATCGTTCTGACCGGCGTATCCAGGGTCTCCAAAACGCCGCTGAGTGTCTATCTTTCAACCCAAGGATGGAAGGTGGCCAATGTGCCAATCGTGGTTAATCAGGAGCCGCCTCAGGAGCTATTCGAGGTCGACAGGAACAAGGTGGTCGCGCTGACGGTGGAGCCGGCACAATTGCAGGAATTCCGTCTGCGGCGGGGACGCCAGCAGGGTCTGCCGGTCAGCGGCCGGTACGGCGATATCCACCATATCACCGAAGAGCTGGAGTGGGCCAACCTGCTGTACCGACGGGGACACTTTGCGGTCGTCGACGTGACGGGCCGGTCGATAGAGGAAACTGCTCAGGTTGTGGTTGACCTGATACGACGCCGGATGAACGAGGATAAGTAGCCAATCTCAATGAAACAGTTTGTTCTGCGCCTGATTCTATTTCTGGTCATTCTATTGGTTGTTTTTGGCGTGTATCGTCTGTTGACCGTCGATGCTCTTGAGCCGCGGGCGTTCTTTGAGGACGCTTCCGATAAACCCCTGGTGATCGTCGATACCGGGCACGGTAGTTTTGGGGTACCTTACTCCCTCGCTGCGATGGAGGCGGCGCGCGATTCCGGTGCCGGGGGGCTATACCTGCCGGTCTATCTGACCCGGGACGGGGAGTTGGCTGTGCTGCCGTCATCGCAGGATGCGCAGGGTTCCGATTTCCGCAGTGGCGCTTCGACGCTGACGCTCGACGACGTGCGCACGCTGGGCGCCGAACAGGGACTCGAGGTAGCCAGCCTCAATGAGGTTTTGCGCGCGTTCCCTGAAATGCGCTTCTTTGTCGACATGCCAGAACCCAGTTTTGGCGCTCTTTCCGCCCTGCTGATAGCGAGTGATGCCTCTTCAGCGCTCGATCGTCTGGTAGTGCGGGTTGACAACCAGCAATTGGCTGATGCGCTACGCCATCAGGTGCCATCTCTGACTACAACCTACACGAGTGGCGAGTACGACGCTTTTTCCCCAGTATTTGCTCTTGGCCTTACGCCCTTTTATCGACCGGCTGCACCGGCGATTGTGGCGCCTTTGCCTGAGGTTTCCCCGCGGCTGATCCGGGTTGGTGACAATGGGGGATTCTATATCGTTGCAGGCGCCGTTGGGCAGGCAAGGGAGACCATCGAGGATTGGCTTGAGTCT
The Chloroflexota bacterium DNA segment above includes these coding regions:
- a CDS encoding pyruvate, water dikinase regulatory protein: MPARNELPIYVVSGGTGTSATAVLDRALSQFPSAKTDVHLVTEVRDVARLEEVVLSAALDGGTIVHTLVEADLREAMVSLARNHNVVAIDLIGRLLQRLSLELDQAPLEEPGLYRQLHDEYFRRVEAIEFSVSHDDGQRARDLENADIVLTGVSRVSKTPLSVYLSTQGWKVANVPIVVNQEPPQELFEVDRNKVVALTVEPAQLQEFRLRRGRQQGLPVSGRYGDIHHITEELEWANLLYRRGHFAVVDVTGRSIEETAQVVVDLIRRRMNEDK